A genomic window from Trueperella bialowiezensis includes:
- a CDS encoding F0F1 ATP synthase subunit gamma translates to MAGEQRKYKAKIRATETLEKVFSAMELIAASRVGAARERALGQDPYTRALTESIATVASHADEQHPLLNERHDTNRVILLIVTSDRGMAGAYSASVLREADRLREELEAQGKEPLLYVYGRRGVSYYKFRGVELAGEWIGESEKPRGDTAHTIAQEFLRLFLAEPEDGGISEVHVVYTRFENMIRQTVETRRMLPLVVVDGDDEPGEEPLYEFEPSAQELFDALLPMYVDQRIYSVLLLSAASELASRQQAMHAATENAQELIEDYTRLANNARQAEITTEITEIISGADSLGS, encoded by the coding sequence GTGGCGGGCGAACAGCGTAAGTACAAGGCGAAGATCCGGGCGACTGAAACGCTCGAGAAGGTCTTCTCCGCGATGGAGCTCATTGCGGCTTCTCGCGTTGGCGCCGCGCGTGAACGCGCGCTGGGTCAAGATCCTTATACGCGCGCGCTGACGGAGTCGATCGCCACTGTTGCCTCGCATGCAGACGAGCAGCATCCGCTGCTCAACGAGCGTCACGACACGAACAGGGTGATCTTGCTGATCGTTACCTCTGATCGCGGTATGGCCGGCGCCTATTCGGCGTCCGTGCTGCGTGAAGCTGACAGGCTGCGTGAGGAACTCGAAGCCCAAGGTAAGGAACCGCTGCTGTACGTGTACGGACGTAGGGGCGTGTCTTACTACAAGTTCCGCGGGGTGGAACTGGCCGGAGAGTGGATTGGCGAATCTGAAAAGCCGCGCGGCGACACCGCTCATACCATCGCCCAAGAGTTCCTCAGGCTCTTTTTGGCCGAGCCAGAAGACGGCGGGATCAGCGAAGTCCACGTTGTGTACACCCGGTTCGAAAACATGATCCGGCAAACGGTGGAGACGCGGCGGATGCTGCCGCTCGTCGTCGTCGATGGTGATGATGAACCGGGCGAAGAGCCGCTCTACGAATTTGAGCCGTCCGCTCAAGAGCTGTTTGACGCGCTGTTACCCATGTACGTGGATCAGCGTATTTATTCGGTGCTGTTGCTATCGGCGGCGTCCGAGTTGGCGTCCCGCCAACAGGCGATGCATGCGGCTACTGAGAACGCTCAAGAACTCATTGAGGATTACACTCGCTTGGCGAACAACGCGCGTCAGGCGGAGATCACCACTGAAATTACTGAAATTATCTCCGGCGCGGATAGCCTCGGATCGTAA
- the atpD gene encoding F0F1 ATP synthase subunit beta, whose product MTVETSEKLATGRIIQVVGAVVDVEFPPDALPEINYALETEVTLPTGEAEPTSTTMTLEVAQHLGENIVRTIAMKPTDGLVRGATVRNTGGPISVPVGDVTLGHVFNVVGEVLNLPEGETLEVTERWPIHRPAPTFDQLEPETRMFETGIKVIDLLTPYVQGGKIGLFGGAGVGKTVLIQEMIQRVAQDHGGVSVFAGVGERTREGNDLIFEMEEAGVLDKTALVFGQMDEPPGVRLRIALSGLTMAEYFRDVQNQDVLLFIDNIFRFTQAGSEVSTLLGRMPSAVGYQPTLADEMGALQERITSTRGHSITSLQAIYVPADDYTDPAPATTFAHLDATTELSRDIASRGLYPAVDPLASSSRILDPQYVGQEHYEVATRVKQILQKNKELQDIISILGVDELSEDDKVTVARARRIEQYLSQNTYTAVKFTGVEGSTVPIAETVEAFRRIADGEYDHIPEQAFFNIGGIDDIERAWHKIQAES is encoded by the coding sequence ATGACTGTTGAAACGTCTGAAAAGTTGGCAACTGGCCGCATCATCCAGGTGGTTGGCGCAGTTGTGGACGTCGAGTTCCCTCCGGATGCACTTCCGGAGATCAACTATGCGCTTGAGACCGAGGTGACGCTCCCTACCGGCGAAGCCGAGCCGACGTCGACCACGATGACGCTCGAGGTTGCCCAGCACCTGGGTGAGAACATTGTGCGTACGATCGCGATGAAGCCGACTGACGGCCTGGTCCGCGGTGCCACGGTGCGCAACACGGGCGGCCCGATTTCCGTGCCGGTGGGCGATGTCACGCTCGGCCACGTGTTCAACGTGGTGGGTGAGGTACTCAACCTGCCGGAGGGGGAGACCCTGGAGGTGACGGAACGCTGGCCGATTCACCGCCCGGCACCGACCTTCGACCAGCTCGAGCCCGAGACCCGCATGTTCGAAACCGGTATCAAGGTGATCGATCTGCTCACCCCGTACGTGCAAGGCGGGAAGATTGGCCTGTTTGGCGGCGCGGGCGTTGGCAAAACGGTTTTGATCCAAGAGATGATCCAGCGCGTGGCCCAGGATCACGGCGGTGTGTCCGTGTTCGCCGGCGTGGGTGAGCGTACCCGTGAGGGTAACGATCTGATTTTCGAGATGGAAGAGGCCGGCGTTCTCGATAAGACGGCGCTTGTGTTCGGGCAGATGGACGAGCCGCCAGGTGTGCGTCTGCGTATCGCCCTTTCCGGTCTGACGATGGCGGAGTACTTCCGCGACGTGCAAAACCAGGACGTGCTGCTGTTCATCGACAACATCTTCCGCTTTACGCAGGCGGGCTCTGAGGTGTCGACGCTGCTCGGCCGTATGCCGTCGGCCGTCGGTTACCAGCCGACTCTGGCCGATGAGATGGGCGCTCTCCAGGAGCGCATTACCTCCACGCGCGGCCACTCAATTACGTCGCTGCAAGCGATCTACGTGCCGGCTGACGATTACACCGATCCGGCGCCAGCGACGACGTTCGCACACTTGGACGCCACTACCGAGCTTTCTCGTGACATCGCCTCGCGCGGCCTGTATCCGGCAGTGGATCCGCTGGCGTCGTCGTCGCGAATCCTCGATCCGCAATACGTGGGCCAGGAGCACTACGAAGTGGCCACCCGGGTCAAGCAGATCCTGCAGAAGAACAAGGAACTGCAGGACATCATTTCGATCCTCGGTGTGGATGAGCTGTCGGAGGACGACAAGGTGACCGTGGCACGTGCTCGGCGTATCGAGCAGTACCTGTCGCAAAACACCTACACCGCCGTGAAGTTCACGGGCGTGGAAGGCTCCACAGTGCCGATCGCCGAAACGGTGGAAGCTTTCCGCCGGATTGCCGACGGCGAGTACGACCACATTCCCGAGCAGGCCTTCTTCAACATTGGCGGCATCGACGACATCGAGCGTGCGTGGCACAAGATTCAGGCTGAATCATGA
- a CDS encoding F0F1 ATP synthase subunit epsilon, with product MRLEIVARRGVLFEGEVSDVVLPAFHGEMGILPRRSPVMAVVRQGTIRFTEDGQKKSVEIGDGFATVDSDHIRVVVENFDEDRDPNHPTNPAAAIGE from the coding sequence ATGAGACTAGAGATTGTGGCACGCAGGGGAGTCCTCTTCGAAGGGGAGGTCTCCGACGTCGTGTTGCCGGCGTTCCACGGCGAGATGGGTATTTTGCCACGGCGTTCGCCGGTGATGGCCGTGGTGCGTCAGGGAACGATTCGTTTCACTGAGGATGGGCAGAAGAAGTCTGTGGAGATCGGTGATGGCTTCGCGACTGTCGACTCCGATCATATTCGGGTTGTCGTGGAGAACTTCGACGAGGATCGTGATCCTAACCATCCCACTAATCCCGCAGCGGCCATCGGAGAGTAG
- a CDS encoding DUF2550 family protein, which translates to MLDTLAWAIVAVLLVVLVIGAVYLVRMRRLLNEPGSIQVAIRHGGGWRNGVVILSEHSLDVYYTRSLKWSPSLQTSRDHIAFELKPARAGVQIVVLNIPGDRWQLASSPGEISALLSWIDSAAPEAEPTLG; encoded by the coding sequence GTGCTGGACACGCTAGCGTGGGCGATAGTCGCCGTTTTGCTCGTTGTCCTCGTGATTGGTGCCGTCTATCTGGTGAGAATGCGGCGTCTGCTGAACGAGCCCGGCTCGATCCAGGTGGCGATCCGGCACGGTGGCGGTTGGCGTAACGGCGTGGTGATTCTGTCTGAGCACAGTTTGGATGTGTATTACACGCGTTCGCTGAAGTGGTCGCCGTCGTTACAAACGAGCCGCGACCACATCGCTTTCGAGCTGAAACCTGCGCGTGCTGGCGTGCAGATTGTTGTGTTGAATATCCCGGGGGATCGCTGGCAGCTTGCCTCTAGCCCCGGGGAGATTTCTGCCCTGCTGTCATGGATCGATTCGGCGGCACCGGAGGCTGAGCCAACCCTCGGCTAA